A window of the Planococcus citri chromosome 4, ihPlaCitr1.1, whole genome shotgun sequence genome harbors these coding sequences:
- the LOC135845774 gene encoding uncharacterized protein LOC135845774, with amino-acid sequence MMNDDVFDFKWVVFCGFSLASSLYRIITNRYPETSPPRMTFPIIFTFLLLYQILPSSSSSHQPVNEFDKIRNTLYFIDKSQLLDAFFCSENHHFVTCPPKFGKTSILDMIDLFAQVEVDSDYKAVDFAEETHAHKVFKNLLISDYPGTVGTHMARHPVIHLKLSDFPYDELSPATMLAFLNDRLRNTVERYEWIFNLPEEKLNYRYDKYAADLGLDAIQFMKKVLKRKLEVNDIYTSLEKLSQILYRIFYQDVIILVDDYDHAFTKTLLNSVSEFNNTVAKMMSAYNMLNVMLAHGVKHLRFTKALLCGVNNAPFEMINPLVSSYVRSCRFLDDHYFTPYFGFTERDMTTIYYRSNCTSEERQNVETYFASYKTQLKSNSIYNPNSILEYFTRRPSSSIKLDNILKGHLIPNEISPLIQRYLNVSLFRHEMIQLMNNIATKYHVDGFSKMHLDRYVRLMNLNRFKDDSNINTNVLLTFLYDQGYLSYDSSDQYVLPNLEVRHLLESTLTYHYLDEKHLPLKKIGEYLYKMLANVHNPPTPSSYSDRLETTLQSIYQNLFADEYDPPTMLEKYYLIYTGLRLYNTTEHPLNRLSMPIVVSKDYMTYIPSHIEYEIPCSPTTYNTSTSSSNSSIVVVKGVIQITCQRGEQIEPEIKAIFTPHHDDDDDDPACALRVFKIFINRTRNVTLEMSC; translated from the exons atgatgaatgatgatgtgTTCGACTTTAAGTGGGTTGTTTTTTGCGGATTTTCCCTTGCTTCGAGCTTATATAGGATTATTACGAATCGAT ACCCTGAAACCTCCCCACCCAGGATGACGTTTCCAATCATTTTCACCTTTCTACTCCTCTACCAAATCCTgccatcatcgtcatcatcgcaCCAACCAGTCAACGAATTCGACAAAATACGAAACACGTTGTACTTCATCGACAAGAGCCAGCTTCTCGACGCTTTCTTCTGCTCCGAAAACCACCACTTCGTCACTTGCCCTCCGAAATTCGGCAAAACCAGCATCTTAGACATGATTGATTTATTCGCCCAAGTCGAGGTAGACAGCGACTACAAAGCTGTCGATTTCGCCGAAGAAACACACGCTCACAAGGTATTCAAAAACTTACTCATCAGCGATTACCCAGGAACTGTGGGCACACATATGGCTCGACACCCAGTCATCCACCTCAAATTATCCGATTTCCCTTACGACGAACTCAGCCCTGCAACGATGCTGGCATTTTTAAACGACCGATTGAGGAACACTGTCGAAAGATACGAGTGGATTTTCAACCTACCAGAGGAGAAATTGAACTACAGATACGACAAGTACGCCGCTGATTTAGGACTCGATGCAATCCAGTTCATGAAAAAGGTACTTAAACGTAAACTGGAGGTGAACGATATTTACACatcgttggaaaaattgagccaaattcTGTACAGGATTTTTTACCAAGACGTGATCATCTTGGTGGACGATTACGATCACGCGTTCACCAAAACACTGCTAAATTCTGTATCCGAATTCAACAACACCGTAGCCAAAATGATGTCGGCTTATAATATGCTAAATGTGATGCTGGCTCACGGCGTGAAGCATTTAAGATTCACTAAGGCTTTGTTATGTGGAGTGAATAACGCTCCTTTCGAGATGATTAATCCTCTGGTGTCGAGTTACGTGAGAAGTTGTCGTTTTCTAGACGATCATTATTTCACACCTTATTTCGGATTCACCGAAAGGGACATGACTACTATTTATTATCGATCTAATTGCACCTCCGAAGAAAGGCAAAATGTCGAAACGTATTTCGCCTCGTATAAAACCCAATTGAAATCCAACTCGATTTACAATCCGAATTCTATACTGGAGTATTTCACTCGTAGACCCAGCAGTTCCATAAAACtggataatattttaaaagGGCATCTGATTCCGAACGAGATATCCCCCTTGATTCAGAGATACTTAAACGTTTCCTTATTCAGACACGAGATGATCCAGTTAATGAACAATATCGCCACTAAATACCACGTCGATGGATTCAGCAAGATGCACTTGGACAGATACGTTCGTCTAATGAATCTGAACCGATTCAAAGACGACTCCAACATCAACACCAACGTACTGCTGACTTTTCTCTACGATCAAGGATACTTATCGTACGATTCGAGCGATCAATACGTATTACCCAATCTGGAAGTGAGACATTTACTCGAGTCAACCCTGACCTACCATTACCTCGACGAGAAACAccttccattgaaaaaaatcggcgaaTATTTGTACAAAATGCTGGCCAATGTGCACAACCCCCCGACCCCTTCATCGTACTCAGATCGACTCGAGACAACACTGCAATCAATTTACCAGAATTTATTCGCCGACGAATACGATCCTCCAACGATGCTGGAAAAATATTACCTAATTTACACCGGGCTTCGATTATATAACACAACCGAGCATCCTTTGAATCGACTCTCGATGCCTATTGTCGTTTCAAAGGATTACATGACGTATATACCGAGCCATATTGAATACGAAATACCCTGCTCACCGACGacgtataatacgagtaccagCAGCAGCAATAGCAGCATCGTCGTAGTCAAAGGTGTTATTCAAATTACGTGCCAAAGGGGAGAACAAATTGAGCCCGAAATCAAAGCCATATTTACCCCACAccacgatgacgatgatgatgaccCTGCTTGCGCTCTTAgagtatttaaaatatttatcaacCGAACAAGAAACGTTACCCTGGAGATGAGCTGCTGA